The sequence CGCCAGCAGGCGGTGTCGAACGGCAGACACGGGAGGGGGTCCTCTCGGAGGGCCGGGTCAGTACGCGCCTTCTATGGCGCGCCCGGCAGATCGATGGATCTTCGGAAGGGGGGTGCGGGAGTTACGGAGCCGTGCATCGTCAGCGCACACATCGGCCGACTCCGCCCTGCCCGCTGCCCAGGGCGCCGCTGCCGATGCGGCCGCCCTCCTTCGCGAAGGTCGAGAAGATGTCCTGGAGCATGCTCAGAAGTCCCATCCCTCGTCGTCGTCCGCGCCGTCGGCCACAGCGGCCTCGGCGGCCGCCTCGGCGAAGGCGTTGCCCGCCATCCCCGCGGTCAGCGTCGTCCCGTCCGCCGGGTCGATCAGGAGGAAGGAGCCGGTGCGGCGGGAGTCCGCGTAGGCGTCCAGGGCCAGGGGCTCGGCGGTGCGGAGGGTGACGCGGCCGATGTCGTTGGCGGCCAGTTCGCCGGGGGCCGGGTGCTGGGAGAGGTCGTCGAGGGTGAGGCGGGAGGGGATGTCCTTGACGAGGGCCTTGACGGTGCGGGTGGTGTGCTTGAGCAGCACGCGCTGGCCGATGGTCAGGGGACGGTCCGCCACGTGGCAGACGGTTGCCTCGATGTCCTGCGAGAGGTCCGGTGCGGTGGCCGTGGGGGCGATCAGGTCACCGCGGGAGATGTCGATGTCGTCGGTGAGGCGGACGGTGACCGACTGCGGTGCCCAGGCGGCGTCCACGGCCTGGCCCAGGGCATCGATCGCCTCGATGGTGCTGGTGTTGCCCGAGGGCAGGGCCGTGACGGCGTCGCCGACGCGCAGCACACCGGAGGCGATCTGGCCCGCGTAGCCGCGGTAGTCGGGGTGTTCGGCGGTCTGCGGACGGATGACGTACTGGACCGGGAAGCGCGCCGGGTCGTCCGACGGGTCGGCGACGACGGGCACGGTCTCCAGGTGCTCCAGCACCGTCGGGCCGCCGTACCAGTCCATGGTGGCGGACGGGGACACCACGTTGTCGCCGGCCAGCGCCGAGATCGGGATGGCGGTGATCTCCGGGACGCCCAGCGAGGCCGCGTAGGTGGTGAACTCCTCGGCGATGGCGGCGAAGACGGGCTCGGCGTAGTCGACCAGGTCCATCTTGTTGACGGCCAGCACCACATGCGGGACGCGCAGCAGGGCGGCGACCGCGGCGTGCCGGCGGGTCTGCTCGACCACGCCGTTGCGGGCGTCGACCAGCACCACGGCCAGCTCGGCGGTGGACGCGCCGGTGACCATGTTGCGGGTGTACTGCACATGCCCGGGGGTGTCGGCCAGGATGAACCGGCGCCGCGGGGTGGCGAAGTAGCGGTAGGCGACATCGATGGTGATGCCCTGCTCGCGCTCGGCGCGCAGCCCGTCGGTCAGCAGCGCCAGGTCCGGCGTCTCCTGGCCGCGGCC is a genomic window of Streptomyces sp. Edi2 containing:
- a CDS encoding GTP-binding protein — protein: MSTNTGTGASTDAGTGADAADFVEAGAASLLRFATAGSVDDGKSTLVGRLLHDSKSVLADQLEAVERASLGRGQETPDLALLTDGLRAEREQGITIDVAYRYFATPRRRFILADTPGHVQYTRNMVTGASTAELAVVLVDARNGVVEQTRRHAAVAALLRVPHVVLAVNKMDLVDYAEPVFAAIAEEFTTYAASLGVPEITAIPISALAGDNVVSPSATMDWYGGPTVLEHLETVPVVADPSDDPARFPVQYVIRPQTAEHPDYRGYAGQIASGVLRVGDAVTALPSGNTSTIEAIDALGQAVDAAWAPQSVTVRLTDDIDISRGDLIAPTATAPDLSQDIEATVCHVADRPLTIGQRVLLKHTTRTVKALVKDIPSRLTLDDLSQHPAPGELAANDIGRVTLRTAEPLALDAYADSRRTGSFLLIDPADGTTLTAGMAGNAFAEAAAEAAVADGADDDEGWDF